A genomic stretch from Halalkalibacillus sediminis includes:
- a CDS encoding GvpL/GvpF family gas vesicle protein, which produces MDNQYFYVYAFSEARSDEKNELEEVQGIEEGTFVEMLTFGDLAAVVCRVPAEDYEEETLKSQLENINWLQTRAFHHHELMNYLHSRMTIVPLKFGTIYKNTESLKKAINAKQDTLSKALGFLKDKEEWNVKIFVDQAQFFEQEDDLKREIKEKREEIDHLSKGKRFFAQKKLDQYIEGMIQEKIDLYCESLHEKLKVKSARLEVKKNWNQQVTGRDETMAWNSVYLIEADQYREEFQQEIKDFQSDMNDKEIGLIVECTGPWPAYHFADVTSDPVEGVD; this is translated from the coding sequence TTGGATAATCAGTATTTTTATGTCTATGCATTCTCAGAAGCTAGATCTGATGAAAAAAATGAACTAGAAGAAGTTCAAGGGATCGAAGAAGGTACTTTTGTTGAAATGCTAACGTTCGGTGACCTCGCGGCGGTTGTTTGCCGCGTTCCTGCTGAAGATTATGAGGAAGAAACGTTGAAAAGCCAATTAGAGAATATCAATTGGTTACAAACCCGAGCATTCCATCATCACGAATTGATGAACTACTTACACAGTCGGATGACGATTGTGCCATTGAAATTCGGGACTATATACAAAAATACCGAGAGTCTAAAGAAAGCTATTAATGCTAAGCAAGACACTTTGTCAAAAGCACTCGGTTTTTTAAAGGATAAAGAAGAATGGAATGTTAAAATTTTCGTCGACCAAGCACAATTTTTTGAACAGGAAGATGATTTGAAACGTGAAATAAAAGAGAAAAGAGAAGAAATCGACCACCTCTCAAAAGGGAAGCGTTTTTTTGCCCAGAAGAAGCTTGATCAGTACATTGAAGGAATGATTCAAGAAAAAATCGATCTTTATTGTGAATCGTTACATGAAAAATTAAAGGTGAAAAGTGCTCGACTGGAAGTGAAGAAAAACTGGAATCAACAAGTGACAGGCCGTGACGAAACGATGGCTTGGAACAGTGTCTATTTGATTGAAGCAGATCAATACAGGGAAGAATTCCAACAAGAAATCAAAGATTTTCAAAGTGATATGAATGATAAAGAAATTGGGCTAATTGTCGAGTGCACAGGTCCATGGCCGGCTTATCATTTTGCAGATGTAACAAGTGATCCAGTTGAAGGGGTTGATTAG
- the gvpU gene encoding gas vesicle accessory protein GvpU — MNTTSNTKNDALLEQIINQVHSGELSVDVSLNVNGTLVTGTIISASEYLDTVAGYFSGKSDAEKKMKEKLSQGKEQLDNQRETEINFIHLKDANFFDEKGNALPSEGGVLWRGKLTQVDGYFLGKIKKGK, encoded by the coding sequence ATGAATACTACTTCTAATACAAAGAATGATGCTTTATTAGAGCAGATCATTAATCAGGTTCATTCTGGTGAACTAAGTGTGGATGTTTCATTGAATGTGAATGGAACGCTTGTTACAGGGACTATCATCTCTGCTTCCGAGTATTTAGATACAGTTGCAGGATATTTCTCAGGTAAATCTGATGCGGAAAAGAAGATGAAAGAGAAATTGTCTCAAGGAAAAGAACAACTGGACAATCAGAGAGAAACGGAAATTAATTTCATTCATCTGAAAGACGCTAATTTCTTCGATGAAAAAGGCAATGCACTCCCTTCAGAAGGAGGAGTCCTTTGGAGAGGAAAACTCACTCAGGTCGATGGTTACTTTCTTGGAAAAATTAAGAAGGGTAAATAG
- a CDS encoding GvpL/GvpF family gas vesicle protein → MSKDMSVYLFGVVENKEGLRFPEINLGGNKVEPYTIEHKGQRMIVTEVPNVIFDPNKQNLQAHQEVVASAMKQTTVIPMSFGTVLENKKDVQLLHVKLYDEFKKVFPKVRNKIEVGLKLIASKEWLEQEAEKHSEMKKLKNDVNEKKGKLHMYEQMKVGEAASVFVKGIHDRFEKEIFEPLAEIADAAKNNEVVGEKMVLNASFLVDLEKEDEFDQKINEFHDQWKDHLTFKYTGPWPAYNFIDIKVKAKRAS, encoded by the coding sequence ATGAGCAAAGACATGAGTGTATATTTATTTGGAGTTGTAGAGAATAAAGAAGGGTTGAGGTTTCCGGAAATAAACCTTGGTGGTAATAAAGTTGAACCTTATACGATTGAACACAAAGGCCAGCGAATGATTGTAACTGAAGTACCAAACGTAATCTTCGATCCGAATAAACAAAACTTACAAGCTCATCAGGAAGTCGTTGCATCTGCCATGAAACAGACAACTGTTATTCCGATGAGTTTCGGTACTGTTTTGGAGAACAAAAAAGATGTACAGTTGCTTCACGTTAAACTATACGATGAATTTAAAAAAGTGTTTCCTAAAGTACGTAATAAGATTGAAGTAGGACTCAAACTGATTGCATCTAAAGAATGGCTAGAGCAGGAAGCCGAGAAACATTCTGAAATGAAGAAGCTGAAGAATGATGTGAATGAGAAAAAAGGTAAACTTCACATGTATGAGCAGATGAAGGTCGGAGAAGCGGCAAGTGTTTTTGTAAAAGGTATTCATGACCGTTTTGAAAAAGAAATCTTCGAACCGTTAGCTGAAATTGCTGATGCAGCGAAAAATAACGAAGTTGTCGGTGAAAAGATGGTGTTGAATGCTTCCTTTTTAGTAGATTTAGAAAAAGAGGATGAGTTCGACCAAAAGATTAATGAATTCCACGATCAATGGAAGGATCATTTGACTTTCAAATATACTGGGCCTTGGCCAGCTTACAACTTTATCGATATCAAAGTGAAGGCGAAGAGAGCGTCATGA
- a CDS encoding NAD(P)H-hydrate dehydratase yields the protein MSVSEWTKNDVRNSLPDRAAESHKGTFGIALLVAGSEDMPGAAILSGLGAMRSGLGKLAIATDEAVVSHIVSTLPEATYVRNGRYLLSKNEMELSQYRSIAVGPGLPEDGETRAAVERLLKAEVPVVLDAGAIGGRSYEERNSPTILTPHPGEFARMTGKSIGEIENNRASLVSEWAQRLGVTIVLKGYNTLTSFADGSVYKNSTGNSSLAKGGSGDVLTGMILGMLCCNKSWKYAVLNAIYLHGACADYWVKKRSAHSLLAHEISELLPEVWADVETSQS from the coding sequence ATAAGTGTGTCCGAGTGGACTAAGAATGACGTGCGAAACAGTTTGCCTGACCGAGCCGCAGAAAGCCACAAAGGTACATTCGGAATTGCGTTGCTAGTTGCTGGAAGTGAAGATATGCCAGGAGCGGCAATTCTGTCCGGATTAGGTGCCATGCGAAGCGGTTTAGGGAAATTGGCAATTGCAACGGATGAGGCGGTCGTCTCTCACATCGTGTCAACGCTACCAGAAGCGACATATGTGAGAAACGGCCGTTATCTTTTGTCAAAAAATGAAATGGAATTAAGTCAATACCGTTCCATCGCTGTAGGTCCGGGTCTACCAGAGGATGGAGAAACCAGAGCTGCTGTTGAAAGATTGTTAAAAGCAGAAGTTCCGGTTGTGCTTGATGCTGGAGCGATAGGTGGAAGGTCATATGAGGAACGGAATTCCCCCACAATATTGACACCCCACCCTGGAGAATTTGCAAGGATGACTGGTAAATCTATTGGAGAAATCGAGAATAACCGAGCTAGCCTAGTCAGCGAATGGGCGCAAAGATTGGGAGTCACGATTGTTTTAAAAGGATACAATACATTGACTAGTTTTGCTGATGGAAGCGTTTATAAAAACTCAACGGGTAACAGTTCGTTGGCGAAAGGTGGAAGTGGGGATGTTCTTACAGGCATGATCTTAGGGATGTTGTGCTGTAACAAATCTTGGAAGTATGCTGTATTGAACGCTATCTACCTACACGGTGCTTGTGCTGATTACTGGGTGAAGAAAAGGTCTGCCCATAGTTTGCTGGCACATGAAATAAGCGAGTTATTGCCAGAAGTTTGGGCAGACGTTGAAACTAGCCAATCATGA
- the gvpT gene encoding YtxH domain-containing protein encodes MSNENQSKKNTGVYARTVTGSLVGAAAGFLLSPENRKKANERVRSIDREQLKAKSNSAKEKVQGTQRKLKDKSGEWLNNRKDQWNGFKEKRSNHDESGEWEEYPTEVSNQASGQEQEELQQLKEQNNELADRMTKLEEQITKFIETNSANSKKPANSSSSKNNNSTNSKKNSSNSNSKQGTKVDSPTNEKESNNAKKSTKSNNSKSAKDSTEK; translated from the coding sequence TTGAGTAATGAAAATCAAAGCAAGAAAAATACCGGCGTTTATGCTCGAACAGTAACAGGGTCATTAGTAGGGGCAGCAGCTGGATTCTTGCTCAGCCCAGAAAACCGCAAGAAAGCAAATGAGCGAGTGAGGTCGATTGACCGAGAACAATTGAAAGCTAAAAGTAATTCAGCGAAAGAAAAGGTTCAAGGTACTCAGAGAAAACTGAAAGATAAGAGTGGAGAATGGTTGAACAATCGTAAGGATCAATGGAATGGTTTTAAAGAAAAAAGGTCTAATCATGATGAGTCTGGTGAATGGGAAGAATATCCAACTGAAGTAAGCAACCAAGCTTCCGGCCAAGAGCAAGAGGAGCTTCAACAGTTGAAAGAGCAAAACAATGAACTGGCGGATCGAATGACAAAGTTAGAAGAACAAATTACTAAATTCATCGAGACTAATTCCGCTAACTCAAAGAAACCAGCAAACAGTTCAAGTTCGAAAAATAATAATTCTACTAATTCTAAGAAGAACTCTAGTAATTCTAACTCGAAGCAAGGTACAAAAGTAGATTCACCTACAAATGAGAAGGAATCTAACAATGCGAAGAAGTCGACAAAGTCTAACAACTCGAAATCAGCAAAAGATTCAACGGAAAAATAA
- a CDS encoding P1 family peptidase, with protein MTYGNITDVPGVKVGHEQNKNALTGCTVIRVDDGATCGVDIRGSAPGTRETDLLDPVNLVDQIHAICLAGGSAFGLDAASGVMQFLEENRIGLDVGVAKVPIVPSAILFDLAVGDPNVRPDKDMGYKATQKAKAGIFEMGSVGAGTGATVGKIIGFEHVANSGIGSASIKLENGLVVGAIVAVNAFGDVIDPKTGNIIAGAKDPKTGKFLNTSEAMKKKATSEGFPGTNTTIGVVASNANLNKSQAKKVAQVSQNAIGRTIRPAHTMFDGDTIFALGTGESDFSIDLVASLATEVMEKAIIEAVKNS; from the coding sequence ATGACTTACGGAAATATTACAGATGTACCAGGTGTTAAAGTGGGTCACGAGCAAAATAAGAATGCTCTGACCGGATGCACTGTGATTAGGGTGGATGATGGAGCGACATGTGGTGTTGATATACGAGGGTCAGCTCCGGGTACACGCGAAACAGATTTACTGGACCCTGTTAATCTAGTCGATCAGATCCATGCTATTTGTCTAGCCGGTGGCAGTGCTTTCGGATTGGATGCTGCGAGTGGAGTGATGCAATTTTTAGAAGAAAATAGGATCGGTCTAGATGTAGGCGTAGCGAAAGTACCGATTGTACCTTCAGCCATTCTTTTTGACTTGGCAGTGGGAGACCCTAATGTTCGCCCGGATAAAGACATGGGATATAAAGCAACCCAAAAAGCTAAAGCTGGCATTTTTGAGATGGGAAGTGTGGGTGCAGGAACTGGAGCAACTGTCGGAAAAATTATCGGTTTCGAACATGTTGCGAATAGTGGAATAGGAAGTGCTTCTATAAAACTTGAAAATGGACTGGTAGTCGGGGCGATTGTTGCAGTGAACGCTTTCGGTGATGTGATTGATCCTAAAACGGGGAATATCATTGCAGGGGCTAAAGATCCGAAGACAGGAAAATTTTTAAATACTTCTGAAGCTATGAAGAAAAAAGCTACCTCGGAAGGATTTCCAGGTACAAACACGACTATCGGGGTAGTCGCCTCAAATGCCAACCTGAATAAATCACAAGCAAAGAAAGTTGCTCAGGTCAGCCAAAACGCGATTGGACGAACCATTCGCCCCGCTCACACGATGTTCGACGGAGATACGATTTTCGCTTTAGGTACTGGAGAAAGTGATTTTTCTATCGATTTAGTGGCGAGTCTTGCTACAGAGGTGATGGAAAAAGCTATTATAGAAGCTGTCAAAAATTCATGA
- the aldA gene encoding aldehyde dehydrogenase codes for MKQHQLYINGKYVDSTGGEWIDIINPATEEVISKTPKGTEEDVDKAVEAAVKAQKGWELTPNIERGKIVRRLGDEIEKRKDTFVDLLQEEQGKDYELASGEVDLAIDYFRYMSEWARRIEGEIMPSDRENENIFIYKKPIGVVAGIVPWNFPVFILARKVATALVTGCTLVLKPSQQTPNTAVEFTKIIHEMEDLPKGVYNLVTGTGSEIGNALASHENVEMVTMTGSIPAGTKVMEAAAQNITKVNLELGGKAPAIVSKNADLDVAAENIVISRLANNGQACTNAERVYVHEDVANDLIEKLKNNFESKKIGDPRKHKDAEVGPLVGQDRLEEVEGMVKNAVDQGAKVVTGGKRADLEKGFFFQPTVLTNVSHGMEIMKEEIFGPVIPIATFKTLDEAIEKGNDTEYGLSSSVYSEDMNEVMRVVNELKFGEIFVNRENFEAVQGYHAGMRKSGLGGADGRHGMEDFLVTQVVYMQYKND; via the coding sequence ATGAAACAACATCAATTATATATTAATGGTAAATATGTAGATTCAACTGGTGGAGAATGGATAGATATTATTAATCCTGCGACAGAAGAAGTGATCTCTAAAACACCAAAAGGTACTGAGGAAGACGTAGATAAAGCAGTTGAAGCGGCTGTGAAAGCTCAAAAAGGTTGGGAGCTAACTCCTAATATAGAAAGAGGAAAAATTGTTCGTCGCCTAGGTGATGAAATCGAGAAACGGAAAGATACATTTGTCGACCTGTTACAAGAAGAACAAGGGAAAGATTATGAACTCGCTTCAGGTGAAGTCGACCTAGCGATTGACTACTTCAGATATATGTCTGAATGGGCTCGACGAATCGAAGGAGAAATAATGCCAAGCGATCGTGAAAATGAAAATATTTTTATCTATAAGAAGCCAATCGGTGTGGTAGCAGGTATTGTACCATGGAATTTCCCAGTGTTTATCTTAGCGAGAAAGGTTGCAACAGCGCTTGTAACGGGTTGTACATTGGTATTGAAACCTAGTCAACAAACCCCAAATACAGCAGTAGAATTCACTAAAATTATCCATGAGATGGAAGATCTACCTAAGGGAGTCTATAACTTAGTAACAGGTACTGGGTCTGAAATAGGTAATGCATTAGCATCTCACGAAAATGTAGAAATGGTGACAATGACGGGGAGTATTCCTGCAGGAACAAAAGTGATGGAAGCTGCGGCTCAAAATATCACGAAAGTGAACTTGGAGTTAGGTGGAAAGGCGCCAGCAATCGTCTCCAAAAACGCAGATCTAGATGTTGCAGCTGAAAATATAGTCATTTCAAGATTAGCGAATAACGGACAAGCGTGTACGAATGCAGAACGTGTTTATGTTCATGAAGATGTTGCTAATGATTTAATAGAAAAATTGAAGAATAATTTTGAATCCAAGAAAATAGGAGATCCACGTAAACATAAAGATGCAGAGGTTGGTCCACTCGTTGGGCAGGATCGATTAGAAGAGGTCGAAGGAATGGTAAAGAATGCTGTTGATCAGGGGGCTAAAGTAGTTACAGGTGGAAAACGTGCAGACCTGGAAAAGGGGTTCTTCTTTCAACCGACGGTACTAACTAATGTCTCGCATGGTATGGAAATTATGAAAGAGGAAATCTTCGGCCCGGTTATTCCTATAGCTACTTTCAAAACTTTAGATGAAGCGATTGAGAAAGGTAATGATACGGAATATGGATTATCTTCATCTGTTTATAGTGAAGACATGAATGAAGTCATGAGAGTTGTAAACGAATTGAAGTTTGGTGAAATTTTCGTGAATAGAGAGAATTTCGAGGCGGTCCAAGGTTATCACGCTGGGATGCGTAAGTCCGGCTTAGGTGGTGCAGATGGTCGCCACGGTATGGAAGATTTCCTCGTGACACAAGTGGTATATATGCAATATAAGAATGATTAA
- the gvpA gene encoding gas vesicle structural protein GvpA yields MAVQKSTDASGLADVIDRILDKGVVVDLYARVSLVGIELITVEARVVVASVDTWLRYAEAVGLLRDEVQGELGSGEDRGQEQLNFA; encoded by the coding sequence ATGGCAGTACAAAAAAGTACAGACGCATCAGGTCTAGCAGATGTAATCGATCGAATTTTAGACAAAGGTGTTGTAGTTGATTTATATGCACGTGTTTCTTTAGTAGGAATTGAATTGATTACGGTTGAAGCGAGAGTAGTGGTTGCTTCTGTTGATACTTGGTTACGCTATGCTGAAGCGGTCGGACTCCTCAGAGATGAAGTTCAAGGTGAGTTAGGCAGTGGAGAAGATCGAGGTCAAGAACAACTGAACTTTGCTTAA
- a CDS encoding gas vesicle protein GvpG: MIHKLFTWPIDTVVFVGKKVKDEVDKELYDADEIQKKLVNLEMMYEMEEVTDAQYEEQYNELMERYRVAKEMEQESMKNSLDE; the protein is encoded by the coding sequence ATGATTCATAAATTATTCACTTGGCCGATTGACACCGTCGTATTTGTCGGAAAAAAAGTGAAAGATGAAGTGGATAAAGAGCTTTATGACGCGGATGAGATTCAGAAAAAGCTAGTAAACCTTGAAATGATGTACGAAATGGAAGAAGTAACAGATGCTCAGTATGAGGAACAATACAATGAACTTATGGAAAGGTATCGTGTGGCTAAAGAAATGGAGCAAGAATCAATGAAAAATTCTTTGGATGAATAA
- a CDS encoding gas vesicle protein — MVQTETLQNRDVSLVEILDAVLDKGVVLKGDITISIADVDLVHLDLRILLSSVETLMEAKKTPSVEEYEQKYVRRQGGL, encoded by the coding sequence GTGGTGCAGACTGAAACCTTACAAAACCGGGATGTTTCTTTGGTGGAGATACTTGATGCCGTATTGGACAAAGGCGTGGTGTTGAAAGGAGATATCACAATTTCAATTGCGGATGTTGACCTGGTGCATCTGGATCTGCGTATCTTGTTATCGTCTGTAGAAACTTTGATGGAAGCTAAAAAAACACCAAGCGTAGAAGAATATGAACAAAAATATGTACGTAGACAAGGAGGTTTGTAA
- a CDS encoding gas vesicle protein encodes MDQEPIKQSTDSNSLVDVLETVLDKGVVIAGDIKINLADVELLTIKIRLLVASVDKAKEIGMDWWETDPYFSSKGLEMDEMKQENQRLQEQINRLESQITKKEEDK; translated from the coding sequence ATGGATCAGGAACCGATTAAACAGTCAACCGACTCGAATAGTTTGGTTGATGTACTTGAAACTGTATTAGATAAAGGTGTCGTCATTGCAGGTGATATCAAAATCAATTTGGCAGATGTAGAACTTTTGACGATTAAAATTAGATTATTAGTTGCTTCTGTGGATAAAGCAAAAGAAATAGGCATGGACTGGTGGGAGACAGATCCATATTTTTCATCTAAAGGTCTAGAAATGGATGAGATGAAACAGGAAAATCAGCGACTACAAGAACAAATCAATCGTTTGGAATCGCAGATTACGAAGAAAGAAGAAGACAAGTGA
- a CDS encoding gas vesicle protein GvpO, with protein sequence MNVTEIMSSIKEFFAEHVSPVHKITSINNRGKYWEAGVEVIEEKEYMRKYGRDQIIGEYVVRLNDNNEVTSFERKGLRQRTSVELQKDEE encoded by the coding sequence ATGAATGTAACTGAAATAATGAGTTCCATTAAAGAATTTTTTGCAGAGCATGTAAGCCCAGTACACAAAATCACCTCCATCAATAATAGAGGGAAGTATTGGGAAGCAGGCGTTGAAGTGATTGAAGAAAAGGAATATATGAGGAAATATGGACGTGACCAGATCATTGGTGAGTATGTTGTGCGTTTGAATGATAACAATGAAGTAACATCTTTTGAAAGAAAAGGGTTGAGACAGAGAACTTCTGTTGAACTACAAAAAGACGAAGAGTAA
- a CDS encoding gas vesicle protein K — translation MSNQSFERVINSKPEAHQPSGNISLDPENAEHGLAQLVMTVVELLRQLVEQQAIRRVEGGTLTEEQEEQLGVALMNLEEKMEELKDVFGLTEEDLNIDLGPLGNLL, via the coding sequence ATGAGTAACCAAAGCTTTGAACGTGTAATCAATTCAAAGCCCGAAGCTCATCAACCAAGTGGAAATATTTCACTTGATCCAGAGAATGCTGAACACGGTTTAGCTCAATTAGTGATGACTGTTGTAGAATTACTCCGTCAATTAGTGGAACAGCAGGCTATTCGCCGCGTAGAAGGTGGCACTCTTACAGAAGAGCAAGAAGAGCAACTAGGTGTTGCATTAATGAACTTGGAAGAAAAAATGGAAGAGCTTAAGGACGTATTCGGATTGACTGAGGAAGATTTAAATATAGATCTAGGCCCACTTGGTAACTTACTATAA